The genomic window AAATTTAGCTAAATTTTAATGCACCAACATAGAAATCAATTAACTAACTTATGATCCGGTTGAAAAGTTCATTTCACTTTGGGAAATAGTTTATATGCTTTAATAATGCTTTTAACCATTAACAATTACTAAAGCAAGTCTTAAGTGTTGTAGTATTCTGTCCCGTAGGCTGCAAGATACAATACCCCTATCCTCATTCCAACACAGAATTCGTCCTGCACGATACACCGGCACAATATCTCCTCCTCACAGAAGTAGTCATCTCCAACTGGTGAGTGTCCCTGGAAAGTGAAGTTAGCTTCAAGCCTATTAAGTTGATTACGATCACATTTCATTTATGTACTACCTGAATGCCCGGAGTTGCAGGAGTAGTAAAAATATGTTGCGCAGAAAGTTTATTATGAATAAACATTGCAACATtcatcattctaacttttaaatgaaggtgtttgtttattttgtgcGTTATAAGTTtcattaagtttatgctatatatatatatatttacagcatTTTGAGGAAGTCTGGGCACATTTTCTCTGGTATTTCATGCGTGGTAGCTGAAGATTGGctacgatgatcttatagcctgcgttgcaatttgttggagctttaaagtttttaatttcattttaattggaaggcatagttttattttataattctaTTTAACAATGTTCCATAgcagctcattgcactcatcgatgtttgctacagtttgcagccaaaacttaatttttatgtGCGATAGAACAAGAGTTACGAGCTtcgattcattgtaagctgagttcagattaccgcaaataatatgctataaatctgcaaatttataaggtTGATAATAATCTAttgaatgctacaaatatatatttaagaacaattgacacaaaccataattataatacatgcagaaacaaaaattaacattttaaaacaaatattgacatttttagaacaaaaatattagcatcgtaGGCTCAGCCAGTTCCGTTGCAATTGTTGCGTCtgtttggaaccatttcatatttTTCCGGCTGTTCAATAATTTCCACAATGCCTTCTGACCTCAACCCATTTTCTGCACAGTTGAGCTcgttgatattagcgtccaaacatttttttagcagagaaaAACTTTTGCGATGCCATTTTAAATAGAAACTTCTAGCGCTAATAAAGAGAAACCTCGTTTAATCAAAATAGCTTCAAAATAttagcctcaaaatatgtagtaacACATTTTTCATCATAAATGGGGAAACTTTTTTCCATATCCATTGAAGTATCAAGGCTGCGTTAAagaaggaactactattagccctTATACAATTACTAGATGTTTCTGTCGTGTTGCAACCAAAGTTTTTAACGAAAAAACCTAAACAGACTTCGGACatgaacagaaacaatgaacgaattaattgttatcgatgTAATTGAGTCATTGTTGGtacggttttgtggacacttttccaTAAAAATTTATCACTTGCTATTgtgggttcgtaaagattaagaatgtcaaatagtatcaGTCAAATAGAAACGGCGTTCAAATATAAGTGGCGTTCAACTAAAGGGTGACATTGTAAATCAACCCTTTTCCCGTagtggcactcaaatagaggtggcattcaaataaaggtagcactcaaatagaggtggcattcaaataaaggtggcgttcaaatacaggttttattgaatgtttggAAGTTTATTCTAGCAGTATAAgtagcaaattttttttagattgcAAAGAATTGAAACtaaaattgttttcatatatattatttgttgattAGTAAAACcaagcaacaattacaattATTACAATTCTCTGCTGGCTGCACCCAGAATATTTTACTGTACTTATTCAACTCCTTGTGAGCTTAAAGCTTGTGACGACATGAAGCATGACATGTAGCAAACCTTCACATGTTCTTGCTTAAAATTCTCATTTCTCAAACTCATTCTCAAACTGTCCAACTTCATTTGTTAAGATTCTTCGAGACAATAAGTCTCTGAatcaatattgttttactgttaaTAACGAATATGAAAAGTTGTATTTTAGCTCTATAACTAACGTTGTAGTCGAGTTACAGAGGTAAAATAATATCCTACCTTTTAAGGACAGATctccatatacaagtatagcAAGCTGCCTGTCATGTTTTGGTAGCAACTGGTTTATATATCAAGTGCTTGGCAGTTGGGTCAGATGAAAAACACATGCAgttactgtacttttcggactattagctgctacttttttctgatattTGGAGCCATGCGGCTTGTTTAGAGGTTgcagctattctgtggtttttttctttcaccgctggGGCGCATTAACTGGAATTTTCAGTTAGTGCTTCTCTAGCGGTGAaataaaaaacgaaacaatgcctagcggtactgttccgttaggcactgggttaaaaagcgtcggttaatacggaacagtgcctaatggcactgttccgtattaaccagcaaagttattgccatgttaaaaagcactgtcaTTAGTTGTGCGACCTATACAAAaagtgcggcctatgtattgttttattatcgttttttgaaaataaagcagatgcggcttatatagggtgcggttaatagtctgaaaagtacggtagttgcCAGGTATCTGTCCACCTTTGTCTGCTATTCTTTTGCCTTCATTATAGTTGAATGCGATTTCCTATGTAAGGTCAAATTTTTACATTGTAGATAAGAAACTTAGCccttttgctaccaaattaatttcctTTCCAGGACATACTGTAATttcatatttggtaaaacctaatatttgacacAAGGGCGGGtataaattgtcataacttttgaacAACACGGTCTATAAAAAGATATTTCAATATCAAATTTACCAGCATAAGATTTTAGCcaaaaatgtgttgcagaatgagctcTGACACTTTTTGGTCATTCACACTACGACCATGGGTATGTCTGATTTGgacaatcaatattattacagcttatgGCAATATTATTACCGCTAAAAATAGAGGAATCACTCTCAGTAGTACTGCTGTTCCATGAAAATCACTCATAGTCCATAAATCTAAAATTAGATGAACCTCAGAAGCTGTAATCCGTCTGACATGACAGGCCATTGCTAAAAAGAAATTGCGAtcaaaaattaagtttttgcgAAGTGAAACTTCACTTAGGAttaattgtaaacatattttctattcgCTCAACACATGCAGATATTGTTTCCTCTTGTTTTAATACGGAtacaataggctaattaattaactactGACTAATCAGAAACGTTTTCTATGAAGCCTACTAAAGTCGCACCATAATGCTCTTGCCCATACACAAATGCTTTGCCAAGCCATATTACGCGAATGAGTacgtagcgaaagagttaacacATGTATTGTAATCCTGGCAACAGTTTAGGCTGTCATAGCATGTAGAAAGCTGATCCGTGTTATAGGATAATGACCCGTTGCTTGGATTCGCCCCACTTCACTCGCGCCTTCTCGGTGACCAGTCAGGTACCATTGGGGGATTTCCAGTCAAGTTCCTTGTGCAGGTCACCAAACTTTCCAAGTCACTTTCCATCAAACGTGAGAAAGTTGATGAACTGAAATCAATGAATGCCAAAGCAGAAAAATTTCAATCTTATTTAGAACCCCTTTCTGTAGAATTTCAAAAGAGGTAAGGAGTCTCCTCGCTAATCTTTTGGTTTGCTTTTCTTGTTTGTGGTTTGTGCTCCACGAATTCTTAACATGTGCCTGTCATCAAGTATGCTTGTCATCAAGTATGCCTGTCATCAAGTATGCCTGTCATCAAGTATGCCTGTCATCAAGTATGCTTGTCATCAAGTATGCCTGGCATCAAGTATGCTCGTCATCAAATATGCTCGTCATCAAGTATGCCTGTCATCAAGTATTCTTGTCATCAAGTATGCTTGTCATCAAGTATGCCTGTCATCAAGTATGCTTGTCATCAAGTATGCCTGTCATCAAGTATGCCTGTCATCAAGTATGCTTGTCATCAAGTATGCCTGTCATCAAGTATGCCTGTCATCAAGTATGCTTGTCATCAAGTATGCCTGTCATCAAGTATGCCTGTCATCAAGTATGCTTGTCATCAAATATGCTTGTCATCAAGTATGCCTGTCATCAAGTATGCCTGTCATCAAGTATGCCTGCCTTCACGTATGCCTGTCATCAAGTATGCCTGTCATCAAGTATGCCTGTCATCAAGTATGCCTGTCATCAAGTATGCCTGCCTTCACGTATGCCTGTCATCAAGTATGCCTGTCATCAAGTATGCCTGTCATCAAGTATGCTTGTCATCAAGTATGCCTGTCATCAAGTATGCCTGTCATCAAGTATGCTTGTCATCAAATATGCTTGTCATCAAGTATGCCTGCCTTCACGTATGCCTGCCTTCACGTATGCCTGTCCTCACGTATGTCTGTCATCAAGATCTTTAAATCCTCTATCAAGCAGAAACTTGACAGAGGATttcattaatatttaaatcGTATCTATCAGTTGATACCAATTAGAGGTAGTTTAAAGATACTTTTTCATTTCATCTAGGTATGCCTATGATATACTAGAATTAGAAGAGATAAATCGGCGTCTGGAAGAACAACTGTCAGCTGTTCAGATCTATAGCCACGAGCTGTCAATGGAACAAGGGGTTGATGGGGCAGACACATCACAGGAAACGAGGCATGGTTGTGATTTAGAGGCTAAGGCCATGTTTGAACGGCGCATGGAAGACCTCAAATGCACGATTCAGTCGCCTAGTATGGCCGCACTCATTACCAAACTAACAGCCATGCTGTTACAACTTAAGGTAGGCCCAGGCTTGGACTCCAAGACAGTCGTAAAACTTAGATTTGCATTCAGCacttacatatttttctttcagGGTAAAATTGCTGGTCTGTTCATGCTTGCTCTGGTTAAACCATACTGCAGCGAACTTGTTGGCATAAACACCACAATTATACTGCCACATTCTTTATCGGTAGTACACAACTCAAATTCAGgttctattatttttatgataatgtTTTGCTTGCTAACTAGCGAGAGAGAGCCACATTTGCTAGCCAGTTGTGATATACATATAGCTACAAAAGCTACTTGGTTTCAACTAACTAGAGCTTAACTATGAGGTGCAAGCTAGCAATATATAGACTTGAGTGGATACCTAGATTGATTTTTTGCCCAATGTAGCCAGTCTCTAAGTCTAATTACAACGAGCTAATTTGTATTAATTctcaattaaatatattttacttatttCAGGCTGTCAGCGAGGGAGATGTCAATGCGCTTGACTTGCGATCTATACAGAATGCACTAGAAGGTATCAGACTCTCTACAGATTCAACTAATAGCAGGTCTGTTTATAAATTTAGTTCAGTAGTTTGATAGTTTTATCTCATCTCACCGCCATGATCATGCCTGGTTTgcaattaccataaaacctttatttgaacgccatggcctTCTATTTTTCGACCCTTCCCTTTGGACGGGCCCTTATGAGAGGTGACGTTCACATAAGGGGTGacgttgtatttgtcaaataTCTCATCAGAATGTTGAGAAGACAAATTTAACACTTTCACAGGCAAttcgaatgttgcctatattttgcactttccttCGGGCCGTGCGACATCAACCCTTTTGGAtacaagaaatttgctaacttacctccaacttgtattagatctctaaataaatatgcacgagAAAGCttatacatgtctctaccacttggtatctattgcttgcaattaacctgcaatgatcttatagcctgagTGGCAATTTTTCGgagcttttcaagttttttattcattttaaatttgaaggcatatttcattttataattatattcaacaatgttgcataaaagctcattgcactcatcggtatgtttgctacagtttgcagccaaaactgtttttttatgtttggtaGAACAGGAGTTACAAGCGTCGATCcgttgtaagctgagttcacgttaccgcaatcatgctatcaaataatatgctataaaactacaaatttataagttttgtaataatctatcaaatgctacaaatatatatttaagaacaagtgGCATAAACAAACcacaattataatacatgcagcaacaaaaattaacattttaaaaacaaatattaacatttttaaaacaaaaatattgcgTCATTTGCTCtaccagttgcattctgattttTGTTCtgtttggaaccatttcatattcttctggttcaatactttccacggtgtcttctgacctcaacccaCCTACTGAACAGCTGAGCTAGTGGATAtgagcatccaaacaattttttagcagagcaaaacttttacacgttgCCCATTGTAATAGACATTTCTATACAAATTAAGAGAACCTGCGTGTAATCAAAATGgcctcaaaatatgtagtagcACAGATTCCATTGTGAATGCGAAAAGTTTTTTCAcgtacatcgaagtatcaagatcgcgtttaaaaatgaactactgatggagttattaattatttctatggtgttgcagtCAAAATTTCTGACGAAAAAACTTGAAGACTTGGAGTTGAAAAACGGAATTTGATATGAACAGAAACTGTGAACGAATGAATTTTTATTGATGTAGTCGAATTATTATTAGTACGGTTTAGTGGACTCATTTTTACTGATCAATTGCTATTAAGAGTTCGTAAAGATTAATAATGGCAAATAGTGATGCTCAAATAAAGGTCGCATTCAAATACTGGTTTTACAGTAATTGCAGTAGTGATTGAGTATTGGCGCGTTTGGATTGCATAAGTGTACCCAAGGTCTTGTCATCGGAGGAAATGTGTTGAACCCTACTATCGAGTAGGGCTCACGCTATCCAAATGATTTACCAAGGATTGGCatgattacaacatttaccaaggATTGGCatgattacaacatttaccaaggATTGGCattattacaacatttaccaaggATTGGCATGATTACAACATTTGCGATTTAATTCAGAAGTATTAATCACTTACTACTTGGTGGCTATTTAAACCTATATTGCAATACACTTTTTCTGTAAAAAAtctaatatttgaaagaaattgTTCGCGGTAGTAATGAAATCCATGGCAGATTTTATGAACGTCTCAGGTAAACTGAAACTGCATATGATGCAATGTGCATTATAAGCCCATACCAAGTAAATACTCATACCAATATAAACCATACCTTTGCAAGAAGGAAAAAATCTAACCTATCATTCATTTTCTTTGCAGTCGGTAAAACTGAAATGCTAGTAGCTACAGCAATAGTAATAAATTTTTACTGTTTTCGGATTTTCTGTCAGCTGATATTATTCAAGCAATAACTAGCCATGACAGTTGCTCACATATCCCTTGAGATGCATTAAAATATTCATgagtaaattaatttttttttctcaatgTTACAATATCCGAACTGtgtttttgatagttttttaaTTATGTTGGATTACACATATAGAATTTATCCAGTATTTCCTCAACAGTTGCATGATTGTAGTAGCTTGATGTGATGCAAACCATGTAAATCGGAAATAGTTTTTCCAAGTGGTAGTCATATATCATGATGGTTTTAGTCTGGCAAACATGGATTTCTGTTACTGCAAGTAGGGCTTACTGTTGGCTCATTATAAACATTGATATTGTGAATTGTGTTCATTTTGTGGTTTGATTTGAGAACAAACTTTATCATTATTTCGCTACGATGTGTGCTCATTGGATATGCAAAAGTCACTCCATAAAACAGTCTTTTAATTATTCCAACACATTATGCAGTAATGTAGATTCTACGTGTTTGATGAATCGCAAAAattaaatacagtcatacttcaacttacgagcttaatgcgttccgagactgagctcgtatgtcaatgtactcgcatgttggtgcaatttatttatatatagaacaattaaatatatattgattggtttccatactctaaaataagcaaataaaacactcaaaacaagatattgtaacagaaagaacatgttggttgttctccttacgtactacatgctttcaaaaagcaacaaataaaaaatgatgcaaggaaatgtgattaattaaaatgtaaaagtaaatacatacaatagcagttaacactcgcgcttgccagggagggagatataagttatccttcgttacaacagttgac from Watersipora subatra unplaced genomic scaffold, tzWatSuba1.1 SCAFFOLD_334, whole genome shotgun sequence includes these protein-coding regions:
- the LOC137410457 gene encoding protein lin-9 homolog, coding for ILSRRLQDTIPLSSFQHRIRPARYTGTISPPHRSSHLQLDNDPLLGFAPLHSRLLGDQSGTIGGFPVKFLVQVTKLSKSLSIKREKVDELKSMNAKAEKFQSYLEPLSVEFQKRYAYDILELEEINRRLEEQLSAVQIYSHELSMEQGVDGADTSQETRHGCDLEAKAMFERRMEDLKCTIQSPSMAALITKLTAMLLQLKAVSEGDVNALDLRSIQNALEGIRLSTDSTNSRSVYKFSS